One window from the genome of Gadus macrocephalus chromosome 7, ASM3116895v1 encodes:
- the LOC132460836 gene encoding ras and Rab interactor 2-like, with protein sequence MAQEDPLYDFPEPAPSSDIKRVVHQRAQGSLKSVSVLDRLLLTVPVWLQLPINPATALHILQKEPPGAFLVRNSRTSRRNVLCVRLTDDCVPSFVQQFGIREQHSTFCLESSAISFPDLPRLIAFYCVSRDVLPFPLELPEAIAKATSHKQLESISHMGIEFWSSQLNYRGPRGTPKAKDHDKTDPGATENSPQTPAAQFPSTAASDSLPQPHPANQIPQLPPSHAACSQSMTSPTVFQKLCPITTRSPRELDCGSGALCFVNPLFIQPQSVLHRRQLFKRSLKVRVSTETSSFLSPPLAPPPPPPLMPKTRGKCKAKLALEALPPQCPPKGQTSPRPGAHATLTQEALVGAPPGSPGPGAQEEEERTKVPVPVEVGLIPAGQEARDADDAGAESDYIEPPFVHPQASAPGSPFLSHTPSPMECPPPFLKASLSPHNSPSLSPYQSPSPSPMLPYSPTPFASPCASPTVEDAYHVPCSTALRPAPENAAEGGQGRGDWEEKENEDDESSKDEGEEAMGLLLEELYASSLNNPACCDSLSSSEGEDEESLSPSPLPQLGVCPLTPSSNLP encoded by the exons ATGGCGCAGGAGGATCCTCTGTATGACTTCCCCGAGCCAGCCCCGTCATCAGACATCAAACGGGTTGTCCACCAAAGGGCGCAGGGATCCCTAAAAAGTGTCAGCGTGCTGGACCGCCTGCTGCTCACAGTGCCAGTCTGGCTGCAGCTGCCGATCAACCCTGCTACCGCACTACACATCCTGCAGAAGGAACCGCCTGGG GCCTTTCTGGTGCGTAATTCCCGTACATCCAGGAGAAACGTGCTCTGTGTCCGTCTGACTGACGACTGCGTTCCATCATTTGTGCAGCAGTTTGGCATCCGGGAGCAGCATTCCA CGTTCTGCCTGGAGTCATCAGCCATTAGTTTTCCAGACCTCCCCCGGCTCATAGCCTTCTACTGCGTCAGCAG GGATGTGCTCCCTTTCCCCCTGGAGCTCCCTGAGGCCATCGCCAAGGCAACCTCCCACAAGCAGCTGGAGTCAATCTCGCATATGGGAATCG AATTCTGGAGCTCCCAGCTGAACTACCGTGGTCCACGGGGGACCCCTAAAGCCAAGGACCACGACAAGACGGACCCAGGCGCTACAGAGAACTCGCCACAGACTCCTGCTGCTCAGTTTCCCTCCACGGCTGCGTCAGATTCCCTCCCCCAACCTCATCCAGCCAACCAGATTCCTCAGCTGCCGCCTAGTCATGCTGCTTGCAGCCAATCCATGACCAGTCCCACCGTGTTCCAGAAGCTCTGTCCAATCACAACCCGCAGCCCGAGGGAGCTGGACTGTGGCTCGGGCGCCCTGTGCTTCGTCAACCCGCTCTTCATCCAGCCCCAGAGTGTCCTCCACCGACGCCAGCTCTTCAAACGCAGCCTGAAGGTGAGGGTCTCCACCGAGACCAGCagctttctctcccctcctctggctcctccccctcccccgccactCATGCCCAAGACCAGGGGGAAATGTAAAGCCAAGCTCGCGCTGGAGGCACTCCCCCCGCAGTGTCCGCCAAAGGGTCAGACCTCGCCGAGACCCGGCGCACACGCAACCCTAACCCAAGAGGCCCTCGTGGGAGCCCCACCAGGATCTCCCGGACCGGgggcccaggaggaggaggagcgaacGAAGGTCCCGGTACCGGTGGAAGTGGGGCTTATCCCCGCAGGACAGGAGGCCAGGGACGCGGACGACGCTGGGGCCGAGTCAGActacattgagccccctttcgtCCACCCCCAGGCCTCAGCTCCTGggtcccccttcctctcccacaCTCCCTCACCCATGGAATGCCCTCCCCCATTCCTCAaggcctccctctccccacacaactctccctcgctctcgcccTACCAGTCGCCCAGCCCCTCTCCCATGCTGCCGTACTCCCCGACGCCCTTCGCCTCTCCCTGCGCCTCGCCCACGGTGGAGGACGCCTATCATGTGCCGTGTTCCACAGCCTTGAGACCGGCTCCCGAGAACGCCGCCGAGGGCGGTCAGGGACGAGGAGAttgggaggaaaaggagaacgAGGATGACGAGAGCAGCAAGGACGAAGGGGAGGAAGCCATGGGATTGCTTTTGGAAGAGCTTTATGCATCTAGCCTTAACAACCCAGCATGCTGCGACTCCCTCAGCAGCTCAGAGGGCGAGGACGAAGAGAGCCTGTCCCCATCGCCCCTCCCGCAGCTGGGCGTCTGTCCACTCACCCCCAGTAGTAACCTCCCCTGA
- the LOC132460839 gene encoding RNA-binding protein 4-like: MSDNVKLFVGNLPLDATHDELNKLFSPHGEVNTCSLLRQYAFITLKGEGAADRAIRHLDGKEYRGRPLVVEESRARPPNSTKVFVGNLSSTCTADDLHGLFQSFGRVLDCDKVKARLCSNAGYAFVHMERKEEALLAIDGLNGTMYKGRQLSVELSKAQPLINQLANLDAANLAASMAGGGPREGLLPRPASSLEHHQSQAAILAAAAAAAAGLPIQVQQSVHNSFYNTTSFDPTYTALKGLTSARSADGVNPAIYGALASQVYGSVADQVYDDVANHDTSAVEADNQSSTDPSALFEAARAKFFQQGQKVLAEQQAGRKSGTMTASDRDRSPIRGNRAPLLPDPVPGSLGQGRSKRRALLPTPPGGPELPTDTTTPAAAEGAADPIARCYAEYYQQMQQYQQYQQYQQQYQYLQYAYTNPPPPPPPPPPAPPASGQAAAGYPQGSAPAGAPPGAAYGAATTYGAPVSYDAGSAGYGPPGTYDAAAAASGGYEASAASYAATGAYDGYGAGGAYPAAGNYSASRPYEQTPAHGQTQRHDYPYHHTPEPPYR; encoded by the exons ATGAGTGACAACGTCAAGTTGTTTGTGGGGAACCTACCATTAGACGCAACCCATGACGAGCTGAACAAGTTATTCTCTCCTCATGGGGAGGTCAACACCTGCTCTCTCCTGAGGCAGTATGCGTTCATCACGTTGAAGGGCGAAGGCGCAGCGGACAG GGCCATCCGGCACCTTGATGGGAAAGAGTACAGAGGCAGGcccctggtggtggaggagtcaCGGGCACGCCCACCAAATTCCACCAAGGTGTTTGTGGGGAACCTGAGCTCAACATGCACCGCCGATGACTTGCATGGGCTGTTCCAGTCGTTCGGGAGGGTCCTGGACTGTGACAAAGTGAAAG CAAGGCTGTGTTCCAATGCGGGCTATGCGTTCGTTCACATggagcgaaaggaggaggcctTGCTGGCCATCGACGGGCTCAACGGGACCATGTACAAGGGGCGGCAGCTCTCCGTGGAGCTCTCCAAGGCCCAGCCCCTGATCAACCAGCTGGCCAATCTGGATGCAGCCAACTTGGCAGCGAGTATGGCAGGAG GTGGTCCCAGAGAAGGCCTTCTCCCCAGACCGGCCTCTTCACTAGAGCATCACCAGAGCCAGGCGGCTATCTTGGCCGCTGCTGCAGCTGCCGCCGCTGGACTGCCTATTCAG GTTCAGCAGAGTGTCCACAACTCGTTCTACAACACCACGTCGTTCGATCCCACCTACACCGCCCTCAAGGGCCTCACCAGCGCCCGATCGGCAGACGGGGTAAACCCTGCCATATACGGGGCCCTGGCCAGCCAGGTGTACGGCTCAGTGGCCGACCAGGTGTATGATGATGTGGCCAATCATGACACCTCGGCGGTGGAGGCGGACAACCAGTCCAGCACCGATCCTTCAGCGCTGTTTGAGGCGGCGAGAGCCAAGTTCTTCCAGCAGGGCCAGAAG GTCCTGGCGGAACAACAGGCCGGAAGGAAGTCTGGCACCATGACGGCAAGCGACCGGGACCGTAGCCCGATCCGAGGAAACCGAGCCCCGCTGCTGCCCGACCCGGTGCCGGGTTCCCTGGGGCAGGGCCGCTCCAAGCGGCGCGCCCTCCTGCCCACGCCTCCCGGTGGGCCCGAGCTCCCCACCGACACCACCACGCCCGCGGCCGCAGAGGGGGCTGCGGACCCCATCGCCAG GTGTTACGCAGAGTACTACCAGCAGATGCAGCAGTACCAGCAGTATCAGCAGTACCAACAGCAGTACCAGTACCTCCAGTACGCCTATACCAAccctccgccgccgcccccacccccgcccccggcccctccGGCTAGCGGCCAGGCCGCGGCGGGCTACCCCCAGGGCTCGGCCCCGGCCGGCGCTCCACCCGGCGCCGCCTACGGCGCGGCCACCACCTACGGCGCCCCGGTGAGCTACGACGCCGGCTCGGCGGGATACGGGCCGCCCGGGACCTACGACGCGGCCGCGGCGGCTAGCGGCGGCTACGAGGCCTCGGCGGCCAGCTACGCGGCCACGGGGGCGTACGACGGTTACGGCGCGGGGGGAGCCTATCCGGCGGCCGGGAACTACTCGGCATCCAGACCGTATGAGCAGACACCCGCACACGGGCAAACCCAGCGCCACGATTACCCTTACCATCACACGCCAGAGCCCCCTTACCGATAA